From the genome of Abyssicoccus albus, one region includes:
- a CDS encoding YlxQ family RNA-binding protein: protein MSILNHQADKLLSLVGFAMKSRNLISGESLVVQSIQASKAKVVLLAMDASKNTEKKITDKCQYYNVPIIKKFNRTTLGHAIGKDERVVIAITDDGFAKSMMERAQLME, encoded by the coding sequence ATGAGTATTCTAAACCATCAAGCGGATAAACTTTTATCACTCGTTGGATTTGCAATGAAAAGCCGCAATTTAATCAGTGGTGAATCACTTGTCGTTCAATCGATTCAAGCAAGTAAAGCGAAAGTGGTATTGCTTGCTATGGATGCAAGTAAGAACACAGAAAAGAAAATCACTGATAAATGTCAGTATTATAATGTACCAATTATAAAAAAATTCAATAGAACAACTTTGGGACATGCAATAGGTAAAGACGAACGTGTCGTTATCGCAATAACAGATGATGGATTTGCGAAATCTATGATGGAGCGTGCTCAACTTATGGAATAA